From one Scyliorhinus torazame isolate Kashiwa2021f chromosome 25, sScyTor2.1, whole genome shotgun sequence genomic stretch:
- the coq8b gene encoding atypical kinase COQ8B, mitochondrial isoform X2, producing the protein MMWTEVTKVLWGAVRVGKAFTEKQGDELRLTVCRSVLGAGLKRAQVSAEQCVASFLVKRQVGERKFKEDHLPFDGEDEASRWNLASEMAPERSDDHVGAGSQEAAGNRWDEGSSHGGKKVGHPVLGRPAGRGFGESSRNFSLLAGPGMGQMRFLHDEASARSLTPEDIAKARNTKQSSDKWSPSKAPRQMLSEQARERKVPSSRISRLANFGGLAVSLGLGALAEVAKKSVSGNRTLRGNEGLLDSSPFLSEANAERIVDTLCKVRGAALKIGQMLSIQDSSFINPQLQKIFERVRQSADFMPAWQTVQVLDEDLGPHWRDRLAVFEERPFAAASIGQVHHGELKDGRQVAIKIQYPGIARSIKSDVENLLSLLQMSIPLPQGLFAESGIVVLKRELEWECDYIREAACAKRFRELLKDDPFFYVPEVIDELTTKRILTAELVHGVPLDKCEDLDQDTRNKICSSILELCLREVFEFRFMQTDPNWSNFFFDEGQQKVTLLDFGASREFGKEFTDHYIEVVRAAADGDRGKVLQKSRDLKFLTGYETKGYRSAVSKM; encoded by the exons ATG ATGTGGACTGAGGTGACCAAAGTGCTGTGGGGTGCCGTGCGGGTGGGTAAGGCTTTCACGGAGAAACAGGGTGATGAGCTGAGGCTGACTGTCTGCAGATCCGTGCTGGGCGCTGGTCTGAAGAGGGCCCAGGTCTCTGCGGAACAATGTGTCGCTTCTTTCCTCGTCAAACGGCAG GTAGGAGAGCGAAAATTTAAAGAGGACCACCTTCCATTTGACGGAGAAGATGAGGCATCACGATGGAACCTTGCCTCCGAAATGGCCCCAGAACGTTCTGACGACCATGTGGGGGCAGGGAGCCAGGAGGCAGCTGGTAACCGGTGGGATGAGGGCTCATCGCATGGTGGCAAGAAGGTGGGACACCCTGTCTTGGGCCGCCCAGCTGGGCGTGGGTTCGGGGAGAGCAGCAGGAACTTTTCCTTGCTAGCAGGCCCTGGAATGGGACAGATGAGGTTTCTCCATGACGAGGCTTCGGCGAGGAGTCTGACACCcgaggacatcgccaaggccaggaacACGAAGCAGAGCAGCGATAAATGGAGCCCGTCCAAGGCTCCAAGACAAATG TTAAGTGAACAAGCTCGTGAAAGAAAAGTGCCCTCTTCGCGGATCAGCCGCTTGGCAAACTTTGGAG GTTTGGCGGTGAGCTTGGGACTCGGTGCATTGGCCGAAGTTGCCAAAAAGTCAGTGAGCGGGAACCGGACGTTGAGAG GAAATGAAGGACTTCTGGACTCCAGCCCCTTCCTATCGGAGGCTAACGCGGAGCGCATCGTCGACACGCTGTGCAAGGTGCGAGGGGCAGCGCTGAAGATCGGGCAGATGCTGAGCATTCAAG acagcagtttCATCAACCCTCAGCTCCAGAAGATATTCGAGCGCGTGCGCCAGAGTGCGGACTTCATGCCCGCCTGGCAGACAGTG CAAGTTCTGGATGAGGATCTGGGCCCACACTGGCGGGATCGGCTGGCCGTGTTTGAGGAGAGACCCTTTGCTGCTGCTTCGATTGGGCAGGTGCATCACGGAGAGCTGAAGGACGGGAGGCAAGTGGCCATCAAGATCCAG TATCCAGGAATAGCTCGCAGCATCAAGAGTGACGTGGAGAACCTGCTCTCTCTGTTACAGATGAgcatcccactgccccaag GCCTGTTTGCCGAGAGCGGGATTGTGGTCTTGAAGCGGGAGCTGGAATGGGAATGTGACTATATTCGGGAAGCAGCTTGTGCCAAGAGATTCAG ggagctgctcaaggacgatccTTTCTTCTATGTTCCAGAAGTGATCGACGAACTCACGACAAAACGGATTCTCACCGCAGAGCTAGTGCACGGCGTACCTCTGGATAAGTGTGAAGATCTCGATCAGGACACCCGAAATAAG ATCTGTTCCagcatccttgagctgtgccttcgtgAGGTTTTTGAGTTCCGGTTCATGCAGACTGATCCAAACTGGTCCAATTTCTTCTTTGACGAGGGGCAGCAGAAG GTAACGTTGTTGGACTTTGGAGCAAGTCGAGAGTTTGGTAAAGAGTTTACGGATCACTATATTGAG GTGGTCCGAGCCGCTGCTGATGGTGACCGGGGCAAGGTGTTACAGAAATCCCGGGACTTGAAATTCCTCACCGGCTACGAGACAAAG